From Topomyia yanbarensis strain Yona2022 chromosome 1, ASM3024719v1, whole genome shotgun sequence, one genomic window encodes:
- the LOC131683660 gene encoding probable rRNA-processing protein EBP2 homolog, whose protein sequence is MAKFDSRGDDSDSSYVSYDEDEELREALAKGLLKPGLNVIEKESREPVNNSAKLKAALESIILKAPWVERMDLVNDLAPLTPELAIQIEKHEQKRENQFKGNKKIPYVAPSVDPVLNDFKREILFHRQAQAAVIEGIKRLHDLGISTKRPDDYFAEMAKTDEHMQRVRKVLLDKQEGVAKSERVRQLREQRRIGKLIQRQATEKRDEDRRKMLSDIKKFRKGKLSNLDFLDDDDEAAAGAKKKKTPGRGAPAKKQVNAKRKAKNAKFGFGGRKKGSKRNTKESFIGDSRKKKNGPGRGKKGGGNGGAGGKMRLGKSRRAQAKNKRN, encoded by the exons ATGGCAAAGTTCGATTCCCGGGGTGATGACTCCGACTCCAGTTACGTATCATACGATGAAGATGAGGAA CTGCGAGAAGCGTTGGCCAAAGGACTACTCAAACCGGGCCTGAACGTAATAGAAAAGGAAAGCAGAGAACCCGTCAATAATTCAGCCAAGTTAAAAGCTGCCCTGGAATCGATCATCCTCAAAGCACCATGGGTCGAACGGATGGATTTAGTCAACGATTTAGCTCCCCTAACGCCAGAGCTTGCAATtcaaatcgaaaaacacgaacAGAAACGCGAGAATCAATTCAAAGGCAACAAAAAAATCCCCTACGTGGCACCGAGTGTGGACCCGGTACTGAACGATTTCAAGCGAGAAATCCTCTTCCACCGTCAGGCACAAGCTGCCGTCATCGAAGGTATCAAACGGCTGCACGATCTTGGCATTAGCACTAAACGACCGGATGACTATTTTGCTGAAATGGCCAAAACGGACGAGCATATGCAACGCGTCCGGAAAGTGCTGCTGGATAAGCAGGAAGGTGTCGCGAAATCCGAGCGGGTGCGACAACTTCGCGAGCAGCGTCGTATCGGGAAGTTGATACAGCGTCAAGCTACCGAGAAGCGTGATGAGGACCGGCGCAAAATGTTGAGTGACATTAAGAAATTCCGCAAGGGTAAGCTGTCCAATTTGGACTTTttggatgatgatgatgaagctGCTGCAGGAGCGAAAAAGAAAAAGACACCGGGTAGGGGTGCTCCAGCTAAGAAACAGGTTAATGCCAAGCGAAAGGCGAAGAATGCTAAATTTGGGTTTGGCGGTCGGAAGAAGGGATCGAAGAGAAATACCAAGGAGTCGTTTATTGGAGATAGCCGCAAGAAAAAGAATGGACCGGGTCGTGGTAAAAAGGGAGGTGGTAATGGTGGTGCTGGAGGAAAAATGCGCCTTGGTAAGAGCAGACGAGCACAGGCGAAAAATAAGCGGAACTGA